A stretch of Aerococcaceae bacterium zg-252 DNA encodes these proteins:
- the pepA gene encoding glutamyl aminopeptidase, whose amino-acid sequence MNNQTFQLIKQLTEVQGISGNERRVREVIREKMTPLVDEVHQSPLGNLFGVKHSQIADAPRLMVAAHMDEVGFMISRITDNGLFAVIPVGGWNPYSISAQRYTLQTKKGDYVCISSSVAPHLLRGKSEGQSVKAEDILFDAGFTSKEEALEYGVRPGDSIVPQTETVKTANGKNIISKAWDNRYGCAVMLETLASVKDLVLPNHLIAGASVQEEVGLRGIKGAVHQFQPDLFLAVDCSPAGDAEGKKDEFGQLGQGFLLRMQDPGHITHKGLRDYLLDIAESNHIPYQYFFSKGGTDAGAAHVMNNGVPSGVIGVPGRYIHGHQTLFSISDYEAAREMLLKIVTTFDRTTLNSILKQG is encoded by the coding sequence GTGAATAATCAAACATTTCAATTAATTAAACAATTAACCGAAGTACAAGGGATTTCAGGTAATGAAAGACGTGTGCGTGAAGTCATTCGTGAGAAGATGACACCTTTAGTTGATGAAGTTCACCAATCGCCATTAGGAAATTTATTTGGGGTTAAACATAGCCAAATAGCAGATGCCCCACGTTTAATGGTAGCTGCGCACATGGACGAAGTTGGATTCATGATTAGTCGTATTACGGATAATGGGCTATTTGCTGTTATTCCAGTAGGTGGGTGGAATCCATATAGTATTTCAGCACAACGTTATACTTTGCAGACAAAAAAAGGGGATTATGTCTGCATTTCATCATCTGTTGCCCCTCATTTATTGCGTGGTAAATCAGAAGGACAAAGTGTGAAAGCAGAGGATATTCTCTTTGATGCTGGATTTACAAGTAAAGAGGAAGCTCTTGAGTATGGTGTGCGTCCAGGTGATTCAATTGTGCCACAAACGGAAACAGTCAAAACTGCGAATGGAAAAAATATTATTAGCAAGGCTTGGGATAACCGTTATGGTTGTGCCGTTATGTTAGAGACATTAGCATCTGTAAAAGATTTAGTTTTGCCGAACCATTTAATCGCTGGAGCTTCTGTACAAGAAGAAGTTGGTTTGCGTGGGATTAAAGGGGCAGTACATCAATTCCAACCAGATTTATTTTTAGCTGTTGACTGTTCTCCAGCTGGTGATGCGGAAGGTAAGAAAGATGAATTTGGTCAATTAGGACAAGGATTTTTATTACGTATGCAAGACCCAGGTCATATTACTCATAAAGGATTAAGAGATTATTTATTGGATATAGCTGAAAGTAATCATATTCCGTATCAATATTTCTTTTCTAAAGGTGGAACGGACGCTGGGGCTGCACATGTGATGAATAATGGAGTGCCAAGTGGTGTCATCGGTGTTCCAGGACGTTATATTCACGGACATCAGACATTATTTAGTATTTCAGACTATGAAGCAGCACGTGAAATGCTGTTGAAAATTGTGACAACATTTGATAGAACAACATTAAATTCAATTTTAAAACAAGGGTAG
- a CDS encoding DUF4982 domain-containing protein: protein MKKKQFNDNWLFWNSGDSFALVWNVPEHARKVNLPHDAMLEEQPYAESKNGGNTGFRDGHNYVYLKHIDCTQEDLATVKILKFEGSYMNTFVYVNGQLAGKHHNGYTVFYVPIHEYLHIGQNEIRVEVRNAAMNNSRWYSGSGLYRDVYLLESDTLYIKETGTRVTTLSVEKDFAEIEVAVPVVNANFGSKAFSVKLEVFNAQNEVVQSELRPYYIKSHEQSDIKLCLGIENPALWFAETPNLYQVKVQLFVNEVIVDEDSQTFGIRTIQVDSRHGLRINGEVTNLRGACIHHDSGLLGAATYEAAHRRQINILKNAGFNAIRMSHHPAASALLKVCDELGMYVMDETFDMWTRFKGDFDYSLVFEDYWRKDVLSMVQNDYNHPSVILYSIGNEIPEIATLEGSLLAKNIHDFIKQYDKTRPTLAGINGVFASGNQIPQITRDVVEQNKAEGQEIVGNVNDFMSIMESSMDKIVVHPAITKNLEWATAATDIAGYNYMSARYELDAQQYPNRVMVGSETYPPEIARNWKLVKQLPSVIGDFTWTGWDYIGEAGVGVPAYQFGEGGFGAQFPCQLAYSGDIDITGTRRPLSYYREIVFGLRNEPYIAVQKPEHYGKKLIKTPWVLSDAISSWNWNGFEAKPIIVEVYAPGDEVELYLNDQLIAKKAIGEALDYRTLFELTYQPGELKAVNYANGEKIAETILQTADSDNLSIATKVEQFDDLSYVEIELHDAKGNLITNSDQNLTVELNGAELLGFGTGNPKPVEHYLSNRTTTFFGKALLIVRKQNARAEVKIMSDMLHKEIVF, encoded by the coding sequence ATGAAGAAAAAACAGTTTAATGATAATTGGTTGTTTTGGAATAGTGGCGATTCATTTGCATTAGTATGGAATGTGCCAGAGCACGCACGAAAAGTGAATTTACCACATGATGCGATGTTGGAAGAGCAACCTTATGCTGAAAGTAAAAATGGTGGTAACACAGGGTTTAGAGATGGGCACAATTATGTGTATTTAAAACATATTGATTGTACGCAAGAAGATTTAGCCACAGTCAAAATTTTAAAATTTGAAGGTTCTTATATGAACACCTTTGTTTATGTCAATGGACAATTAGCAGGAAAACACCATAATGGTTATACAGTATTTTATGTACCGATTCATGAGTACTTACATATCGGACAAAATGAAATTCGTGTTGAAGTACGTAATGCAGCGATGAATAACAGTCGCTGGTATTCAGGTAGTGGTTTGTACCGAGATGTGTATTTATTAGAAAGTGATACCTTATACATTAAAGAAACTGGAACAAGGGTAACGACGCTTTCAGTTGAAAAAGATTTTGCTGAAATTGAAGTAGCTGTTCCAGTTGTAAATGCTAATTTTGGCTCAAAAGCATTTTCTGTCAAATTAGAGGTGTTCAATGCACAAAATGAAGTGGTACAAAGTGAATTGAGACCGTATTATATTAAATCACACGAACAATCTGATATTAAGCTGTGCTTAGGAATTGAAAATCCAGCCTTATGGTTTGCTGAAACACCGAATTTATACCAAGTGAAAGTACAATTGTTTGTCAATGAAGTAATTGTAGATGAAGATAGTCAAACATTTGGTATTCGCACGATTCAAGTAGATAGTCGACATGGGCTACGTATTAATGGTGAAGTCACTAATTTAAGAGGTGCGTGTATTCACCATGACAGTGGTTTATTGGGTGCAGCAACCTATGAAGCAGCGCATCGACGTCAAATTAATATTTTAAAAAATGCTGGTTTTAATGCGATAAGAATGTCTCATCATCCAGCTGCTTCAGCTTTATTAAAGGTATGTGATGAGCTAGGTATGTATGTGATGGACGAAACTTTTGATATGTGGACTCGCTTTAAGGGAGATTTCGATTATAGTTTAGTATTTGAAGATTATTGGCGTAAAGATGTTTTGTCAATGGTGCAAAACGATTATAATCACCCAAGTGTGATTTTATATTCGATTGGTAATGAAATTCCTGAAATTGCGACATTGGAAGGTAGTTTACTGGCGAAAAATATTCATGATTTTATCAAACAATATGATAAGACACGTCCAACTTTAGCTGGTATTAATGGGGTCTTTGCATCGGGAAATCAAATTCCGCAAATAACAAGAGATGTTGTGGAGCAAAATAAAGCTGAGGGTCAAGAAATTGTTGGTAATGTGAATGACTTTATGTCAATTATGGAGTCTAGTATGGACAAAATCGTTGTGCATCCTGCTATTACCAAAAATCTTGAATGGGCGACTGCTGCAACGGATATTGCTGGATATAATTATATGTCAGCACGTTATGAATTAGATGCTCAACAGTATCCGAATCGTGTAATGGTTGGTAGTGAAACTTATCCACCTGAAATTGCACGCAATTGGAAACTTGTTAAACAACTTCCTAGTGTCATTGGTGACTTTACATGGACTGGTTGGGATTATATTGGTGAAGCTGGTGTTGGTGTGCCGGCATATCAATTTGGCGAAGGTGGTTTTGGTGCACAATTCCCATGTCAGCTAGCTTATAGTGGTGATATTGATATTACTGGAACACGTCGTCCATTATCATACTATCGTGAAATTGTTTTTGGTCTAAGAAACGAACCGTATATTGCTGTTCAAAAACCAGAACATTACGGCAAAAAATTGATTAAGACACCTTGGGTATTGTCAGATGCGATTAGTTCATGGAACTGGAATGGTTTTGAAGCAAAACCGATTATTGTTGAAGTGTACGCACCAGGTGATGAAGTGGAATTGTATCTCAATGACCAACTGATTGCTAAAAAAGCTATTGGTGAGGCACTAGACTATCGAACATTGTTTGAATTAACTTATCAACCGGGTGAATTAAAAGCTGTCAATTATGCTAATGGAGAAAAAATAGCTGAAACTATTTTACAAACTGCTGATAGTGATAATCTTTCGATTGCAACTAAGGTGGAACAATTCGATGATTTGTCCTATGTGGAAATTGAATTGCATGATGCTAAAGGCAATCTGATTACGAATAGTGACCAAAATCTTACAGTAGAATTGAATGGTGCAGAGTTGCTTGGTTTTGGAACAGGTAATCCTAAGCCGGTAGAACATTATTTAAGTAATCGTACGACAACATTCTTCGGTAAGGCATTATTAATTGTGCGTAAACAGAATGCTCGTGCAGAAGTAAAAATTATGAGCGATATGTTACATAAGGAAATTGTATTTTAG
- a CDS encoding DUF4479 domain-containing protein — protein sequence MWLAFYNQEGIGDVLLLTSGTVADEHIETKSNDNVTVIYDEITKQPVSINIFGVAETLGLTGNGAIELHDEQVKSVNQLIQKAGFDIEISVDNSPKFVVGHVETCVPHEDSDHLSVTTIRVAADEVLQIVCGARNIAKGLKVLVALPGAVMPSGLIIWPGELRGVVSNGMVCSTRELELTHIEDYPGIWELKSDLPIGMPLSEVVAQYA from the coding sequence ATGTGGTTAGCATTTTATAATCAAGAGGGTATCGGTGATGTTTTATTATTAACAAGTGGAACGGTTGCTGATGAACATATCGAAACGAAGTCGAATGACAATGTTACAGTTATTTATGATGAAATAACAAAACAGCCAGTGTCGATTAATATTTTTGGTGTTGCTGAGACATTGGGTTTAACTGGTAATGGTGCGATTGAATTGCATGATGAGCAAGTTAAATCTGTAAATCAGTTGATTCAGAAAGCGGGATTCGATATTGAAATTTCGGTTGATAATTCGCCTAAATTTGTGGTTGGACATGTGGAAACATGTGTGCCACATGAAGATAGCGACCATTTGAGTGTCACAACCATTCGAGTGGCAGCAGACGAAGTATTACAAATTGTGTGTGGTGCTCGTAATATTGCCAAAGGATTAAAGGTATTGGTTGCCTTACCTGGTGCCGTAATGCCGAGTGGGTTAATTATTTGGCCAGGAGAATTGCGTGGTGTGGTAAGTAATGGTATGGTTTGCTCGACACGTGAATTAGAGTTAACACATATTGAAGATTATCCAGGCATTTGGGAATTGAAATCAGATTTGCCAATAGGTATGCCATTATCTGAAGTAGTTGCGCAATATGCGTAA
- a CDS encoding glycerol dehydrogenase, translating to MKVFASPSRYIQGKDVLFTSLEHIKALGTKPLVLCDDVVYDIVGEKYLAALTENGFNATRVAFNGEASDNEINRVVTVGKQEGNDVVIGLGGGKTLDSAKAIADLMVVPVVIAPTIASTDAPCSALSVIYTDEGAFDKYIFYSKNPELVVVDTQVISQAPTRLLASGIADGLATWVEARAVLQKNGETMAGGYQTLAGIAIAQTCERTLFAKGLEAMASNKAKVVTKALEEVVEANTLLSGLGFESAGLAAAHAIHNGFTALTGDIHHLTHGEKVAYGTLTQLVLENAPKEELDKYIHFYQALGLPTTLKELHLENATYEDLLKVGQQATIEGETIHQMPFKVTAEDVTAAILAVDAYVTNLAK from the coding sequence ATGAAAGTTTTTGCAAGTCCATCACGTTATATTCAAGGTAAAGATGTTTTATTTACAAGTTTAGAACATATTAAAGCATTGGGTACAAAGCCACTCGTACTTTGTGATGATGTTGTATATGATATTGTCGGCGAAAAATATTTAGCTGCTTTAACAGAAAATGGCTTTAATGCGACTCGAGTAGCTTTTAATGGTGAAGCATCCGATAATGAAATCAATCGTGTTGTGACAGTTGGAAAACAAGAAGGTAATGATGTGGTAATTGGTCTTGGTGGAGGTAAGACATTAGATAGTGCCAAAGCAATAGCTGATTTAATGGTTGTACCAGTAGTGATTGCACCAACAATTGCTTCAACTGATGCTCCATGTTCTGCTTTATCTGTTATTTATACTGATGAAGGTGCATTTGATAAATATATTTTCTATTCGAAAAACCCAGAATTGGTTGTTGTGGATACACAGGTTATTAGCCAAGCGCCAACACGTTTGTTAGCATCAGGTATCGCAGATGGTTTAGCAACATGGGTAGAGGCACGTGCTGTCTTACAGAAAAATGGTGAAACAATGGCAGGTGGCTATCAAACACTTGCAGGAATTGCAATTGCTCAAACATGTGAACGGACATTATTTGCTAAAGGTTTAGAGGCAATGGCAAGTAATAAAGCAAAAGTGGTAACAAAAGCTTTAGAAGAAGTGGTTGAGGCTAATACTTTGTTAAGTGGTCTTGGTTTTGAAAGTGCTGGTCTTGCAGCGGCACATGCTATCCACAATGGATTTACAGCCTTAACAGGTGATATTCATCATTTAACTCACGGTGAGAAAGTTGCGTACGGAACATTAACACAACTTGTATTAGAAAATGCACCGAAAGAAGAATTGGATAAATATATTCATTTCTATCAAGCACTTGGTTTACCAACAACATTAAAAGAATTACATCTTGAAAATGCAACGTATGAAGATTTATTAAAAGTAGGTCAACAGGCTACAATTGAAGGAGAAACGATTCATCAAATGCCATTCAAAGTGACAGCAGAAGATGTAACAGCAGCAATTTTAGCAGTAGATGCTTATGTAACTAATTTAGCAAAATAA
- the trpB gene encoding tryptophan synthase subunit beta: protein MSNQVQKGYFGEFGGSFVPPQIQTLLDELESAFNQYKDDAAFLEEFRSNLHDYSGRETPLYFAESLTKHLGGAKIYLKREDLNHLGSHKLNNVLGQILLAKRMGKTKVIAETGAGQHGVATAAAAAKFGMECDVYMGAEDVERQRLNVFRMEMMGARVHSVETGTKTLKDAVDAAFGAWMADLDAFYVLGSAVGPHPYPTIVHEFQKVISLESKRQILEKEGRLPDVVIACVGGGSNAIGAFSQYINESNVRLIGVEAAGKGVNTNLHAATMTKGVIGIVDGMNTIVLKDENGEVAPVYSISAGLDYPGVGPEHAYLKTSGRVEYLAATDDEAVDALLLLSKTEGIIPAIESSHAIAKAIQLAPAMSKDEIVIINVSGRGDKDVASIAKYLETRQ from the coding sequence ATGTCAAATCAAGTGCAAAAAGGTTATTTTGGTGAATTTGGTGGAAGTTTTGTACCGCCACAAATTCAAACATTATTAGATGAGCTAGAGTCAGCATTTAATCAATATAAGGATGACGCAGCATTTTTAGAAGAATTTAGATCAAATTTACACGATTATTCAGGTCGTGAAACACCACTTTACTTTGCAGAGAGTTTAACAAAGCATTTAGGTGGAGCCAAGATATATTTAAAACGAGAGGATTTAAATCACTTAGGTTCGCATAAGCTAAATAATGTTTTAGGTCAAATTTTATTAGCTAAACGCATGGGAAAAACTAAAGTAATTGCAGAAACAGGTGCTGGGCAGCATGGTGTTGCGACAGCAGCAGCGGCAGCTAAATTCGGAATGGAATGTGATGTCTACATGGGTGCGGAAGATGTTGAACGTCAACGATTAAATGTCTTTCGAATGGAGATGATGGGGGCAAGAGTTCATTCAGTTGAAACAGGAACTAAAACACTAAAAGATGCTGTGGATGCGGCTTTTGGCGCATGGATGGCAGACCTAGATGCTTTTTATGTATTAGGTTCAGCTGTTGGACCACATCCATATCCAACAATTGTACATGAATTTCAAAAAGTAATTAGTTTAGAATCCAAACGACAAATTTTAGAAAAAGAAGGTAGATTGCCAGATGTTGTGATTGCATGTGTGGGTGGTGGTTCAAATGCTATTGGTGCTTTTTCGCAATATATCAATGAATCGAATGTACGCTTAATTGGTGTTGAAGCAGCAGGAAAAGGGGTTAATACTAACTTACATGCAGCGACTATGACGAAAGGTGTAATAGGGATTGTCGATGGCATGAATACAATTGTCCTTAAAGATGAAAATGGCGAGGTTGCACCTGTTTATTCAATTTCTGCGGGGTTGGATTACCCAGGAGTTGGTCCAGAACATGCGTATTTGAAAACTTCTGGGCGTGTAGAGTACCTTGCTGCTACAGATGATGAAGCGGTGGATGCTTTATTATTACTTTCTAAAACAGAGGGAATTATTCCAGCGATTGAAAGTTCGCATGCAATTGCTAAAGCTATTCAATTGGCACCGGCAATGTCCAAGGATGAAATTGTGATTATCAATGTATCTGGTCGTGGAGATAAAGACGTTGCTTCAATTGCGAAATATTTAGAAACACGACAATAA
- a CDS encoding LysR family transcriptional regulator: MRIQQLQYLEKIAETGSMNEAAKQLFVSQPSLTQAIKELEKEYQIQLFYRSKTGMTLTNEGREFINYTRAILDQVNLLDTKYKSGTIRKQIFSVSAQHYAFVVHAFVELVKLVGGDEYDFTLRETMTQHTLDDVQSFKSEIGVIYLSHFNESVLKNLINEKELEFIPLFEAFPHVFVGRDNPLTQKERVTLEDLEEYPYLSYEQGDTNSYYFSEEILSTLYRKKHIQISDRATIFNLMVGLNGYTISSGIISSALNDEKIVAIPLDVDESMTLGYIKHKKISLSAMGQQYIELLKQNISDYGFNLL; encoded by the coding sequence ATGCGAATTCAACAATTGCAATATTTAGAAAAAATTGCTGAAACAGGGTCAATGAATGAGGCGGCAAAACAATTATTTGTTTCTCAACCCAGTCTAACTCAAGCAATTAAAGAGCTAGAAAAAGAGTACCAAATCCAATTGTTTTATCGCAGTAAGACAGGAATGACTTTGACGAATGAAGGGCGTGAGTTTATTAATTATACTCGAGCGATTCTTGACCAAGTGAATTTATTGGATACTAAGTATAAGTCTGGTACGATTCGTAAACAAATTTTTAGTGTATCGGCTCAGCATTATGCCTTTGTGGTACATGCTTTTGTTGAATTAGTAAAATTGGTCGGTGGCGATGAATATGATTTTACATTGCGAGAAACCATGACGCAGCATACGCTCGATGATGTGCAATCGTTTAAGAGTGAAATTGGTGTTATCTATTTAAGTCATTTTAATGAATCAGTATTGAAAAACTTAATTAATGAGAAAGAATTAGAATTTATTCCACTGTTCGAAGCATTTCCACATGTGTTTGTGGGACGAGATAATCCTTTAACGCAAAAAGAACGAGTGACATTAGAAGATTTAGAAGAGTATCCATATCTTTCATACGAACAAGGTGATACCAATTCGTACTATTTTTCAGAAGAAATTTTAAGTACATTGTATCGCAAAAAACATATTCAAATTAGTGACCGTGCGACGATTTTTAATTTAATGGTTGGATTGAATGGTTACACAATTAGTTCAGGAATCATTAGTAGTGCACTCAATGATGAAAAAATCGTAGCAATTCCTCTAGATGTTGATGAATCAATGACATTGGGCTATATTAAGCACAAAAAGATTAGTTTAAGTGCAATGGGTCAACAATATATTGAGTTATTGAAGCAAAATATTAGTGACTATGGATTTAATTTGTTATAA
- a CDS encoding UDP-N-acetylmuramate--L-alanine ligase, protein MLSHDTLYHFVGIKGSGMSALALIIHDSGYKVQGSDIPKYFFTQQELENKKITLLEFDAANIQAGQTIIAGNAFTDEHPELVRARELGLPIYRYHEFLGKLISGYTSVAITGSHGKTSTTGLMSHTLSHLAPINYLIGDGTGFGQLNATYFALEACEYRRHFLAYQPDYAVMTNVDFDHPDYYQSIDDVFSAFQSFAKQAKKAIVACGEDAYLRKLEADVPVYYYGFSNESDFYAKNIVRTVDGSTFDVYRGEQLLGHFSIPTYGEHNILNALSVIAVLTLEGFAPADIKTHLATFGGVKRRFSVKQVYDLTVIDDYAHHPSEIRATIDAAKQKYPNRKVVAIFQPHTFSRTVALLEEFSEALNLADEVHLVDIFNSARESKGAVTIHDLAAKVKGDVEIISSEHLSPLMNTQDAVLLFMGAGDIDNLARQFETAYGQLKGNKL, encoded by the coding sequence ATGTTATCACATGATACCCTATATCATTTTGTTGGAATAAAAGGTTCTGGAATGAGTGCATTGGCATTGATTATTCATGACAGTGGCTACAAAGTACAAGGTAGTGATATTCCAAAATATTTTTTCACACAACAAGAGTTAGAAAATAAAAAAATTACATTATTGGAGTTTGATGCAGCTAATATTCAAGCAGGGCAGACGATTATTGCAGGAAATGCGTTTACAGATGAGCATCCAGAATTGGTTCGTGCACGTGAATTAGGTTTGCCGATTTATCGTTACCATGAATTTTTAGGTAAATTAATTTCAGGTTATACTAGTGTTGCGATTACTGGTTCACATGGAAAAACATCAACAACTGGTTTGATGTCGCATACATTAAGTCACTTAGCTCCAATTAATTATTTAATTGGTGACGGAACAGGATTTGGTCAACTAAATGCAACCTATTTTGCGTTGGAAGCATGTGAATATCGTCGTCATTTTTTAGCTTATCAACCTGATTATGCTGTGATGACGAATGTTGATTTTGACCACCCTGATTACTATCAATCGATTGATGATGTTTTTTCAGCGTTTCAATCTTTTGCGAAACAAGCTAAAAAAGCTATTGTTGCTTGTGGAGAAGATGCGTATTTAAGAAAATTAGAAGCTGATGTTCCAGTTTACTACTATGGTTTCTCAAATGAATCTGATTTTTATGCTAAAAATATTGTGCGTACCGTTGACGGCTCGACCTTTGATGTGTATCGTGGTGAGCAATTATTGGGTCATTTTTCAATTCCAACTTATGGCGAACATAATATATTAAATGCGTTGTCAGTTATTGCGGTGTTGACACTTGAAGGATTTGCTCCAGCAGACATTAAAACTCATTTGGCGACATTTGGTGGTGTAAAACGTCGTTTTTCAGTTAAACAAGTGTATGATTTAACAGTGATTGACGATTATGCACATCATCCGTCTGAAATCCGCGCAACCATTGATGCTGCTAAGCAAAAATATCCGAATCGTAAAGTTGTTGCGATTTTCCAACCACATACATTTAGTCGAACAGTTGCCTTATTAGAAGAATTTAGTGAAGCATTGAATTTAGCTGATGAAGTTCATTTAGTAGATATTTTTAACTCTGCTAGAGAAAGTAAAGGCGCTGTGACGATTCATGATTTAGCAGCAAAAGTTAAAGGTGATGTTGAAATCATTTCTTCAGAACATTTATCACCACTGATGAATACTCAAGATGCCGTATTATTATTTATGGGTGCTGGAGATATTGATAACTTGGCACGTCAATTCGAAACGGCTTATGGGCAATTAAAAGGTAATAAATTATAG